From Kitasatospora sp. MAP12-44:
CCGAGCCCGGCGACGGCCCCGACCGCAAGCGCTACGTCATCACCGAACTCGGCGTCACCGAGGTCGAGACCTGGCTCACCGAGCCCGTCCAAGCCGAACCCCACCTGCAGACCGTGCTGTTCACCAAGGTCGTCCTCGCGCTGATGCTCGGACGCGACGCCGACGCCTACCTCGACACCCAGCGCGCCGCCCACCTGCAGCGGATGCGCGAGCTCACCGAGATCAAGCGCAACGGCCCGCTGGTCGACCGCCTGCTCGCCGACCACGGCCTCTTCCACCTCGAAGCCGACCTGCGCTGGATCGACCTCACCTCCGCCCGGCTCGGCCAGCTGGCAGCAGAGGTCCGCCCATGAGCGCCGGCGAAGCCCTCATCGAGGCCCGCGACGTCGAGCTGTCCTTCGGTCAGACCCCGGCTCTGCGCGGCGCCGACCTCTCCGTCGCCGCCGGCGAGATCGTCGCCATCATGGGTCCCAGCGGCTCGGGCAAGTCGACCCTGCTGCACTGCCTGGCGGGCATCCTCACCCCCGACAGCGGCGAGATCCACTTCGACGGCCGCCGGATCGACACCCTGCGCGAGACCGAGCGCAGCGCGCTGCGCCGCGACCGCTTCGGGTTCGTCTTCCAATTCGGCCAGCTCGTCCCCGAGTTGACCGCCGAGGAGAACGTCGCCCTGCCGCTGCTGCTGGGTGGTGCCCGCCGCGCCGCCGCCCTCAGCGAGGCCCGCGGCTGGTTCGGCCGCCTCGGGCTGGACGGCCTGGAGAGCAGGCGATCCGGTGAACTCTCCGGCGGGCAGGCCCAACGCGTGGCGCTGGCCCGCGGGTTGGTGGCCCGCCCCGACGTCCTGTTCGCCGACGAGCCCACCGGCTCGCTCGACTCGCTCACTGGCGAGCAGGTCATGGACCTGCTGGTCACGGCCGCCCGCGAGCAGGGCACCACCGTCGTCATCGTCACCCATGAACCCCGGGTCGCCGCCTGCGCCGACCGCGAGGTCGTGGTGCGCGACGGCAAAGCCACCGCGCTCGGCGCAGGACGAGCCCCCGGACGCACCCCCGCCGGGACCGCCCCGTGATCCGACTCGGACTGCGCCTCACCCTCGCGGGCGGCCGCGACGCCGCCGCCCGCCTGGCGATCATCGCCGCCGCCGTCGCGCTCGGCGTCGGCCTGCTGCTCAGCACCCTGGCCGCGCTCAATGCCACCACCACCCAGAACAGCCGCTACGCCTGGCTCAACACCGGAGCGGCGGCCACCCCGGCCTCGTCCAGCGCGGACCCGCTGTGGTGGCTGCTCCGGGCCGACACCTTCAACGGCAAGGTCATTGCCCGGATCGACATAGCGGCCACCGGCCCGCACGCGCCGGTTCCGCCGGGTATCCCGTTCCTGCCGGCGCCCGGCCAGTTCTACGCCTCGCCGGCCCTCGGCAAGCTGATGGCCACCACCCCGGCCGCCGAGCTCGCGGACCGCTACCCGGGCCACCAGGTCGGCACGATCGGCAACTCCGCGCTGCCCGGGCCCAATTCGCTGGTCATCGTGATCGGGAACCGCCCCGACGAGCTCGCGAACAACCGCCAGGCCCACCAGGTCACCTCGATCCTGGCCACCCCACCCAGCCAGTGCTCCGACTGCGTGGTCGGCACCAAGGCCAACGGGGTGGACCTGATCCTCTCGGTCGTGGCGGTCGCGCTGATCTTCCCGGTGGTCATCCTGATCGGGACGGCGACCCGGCTCTCGGCAACCCGCCGCGAACAGCGCTTCGCCGCGATGCGGCTGGTGGGCGCCACGCCCAAGCAGATCTCGATGATCTCGGCCGTCGAGTCGACGGTCGCCGCGGTGGTCGGCATGGTCGCCGGTCTGGGGGTGTTCTTCCTGATCCGCCCCGTCATGTCGGCGACCAGCTTCACCCCCGACCGGTTCTTCACCAGCGACCTGTCCCTCAGCCCGGCCAACCTCCTGCTGGTCGTGGTCGGCGTCCCGGTGGCCGCAGCACTCTCCGCCCGGATCGCCCTGCGCCGGGTGCAGATCTCCCCGCTGGGCGTGACCCGCAAGGTCACCCCGCGCCCGCCCCGGGCCTACCGGGTGATCCCGCTGGCCGCGGGAATCGCCGAGCTGGCGTACTTCGTCGGCCGGGACCCCAAGACCACCACCGGCCAGATCCAGGCCTTTGTGCCGGGAATCCTGCTGGTGCTGGGCGGGCTGGTCATCGCCGGACCGTGGCTGACCATGGCCGGAGCCCGGCTGATGGCCAGCCACGCGCGCCGGCCGGCCCTGCTGGTCGCCGGGCGCCGGCTCTCGGACGACCCCCGAGCGGGCTTCCGGGCGGTCAGCGGGCTGATCCTCGCCCTCTGCATCACCAGCGGGGCAGTCGGCATCATCACCTCGCTGGTCGCCGAGCGCCATCTGCCGAAGGGCAGCGAGGCGGTCAGCACCAGCCTGGTCGACGACTTCACCCACGGCCTCTCCCCCGACCGTCAGCCGATCGGGGCCCTGGCCCCGCTCACGGACACGGCACTGGCGCAGTTGCGCGCGATCCCAGGAATCCAGGGCGTGACGGAGATCCGCACCAACCCGCTGGGCACCATCGACCCCAGCGAGGGCAAGCTCCCGCCGGGGGTGAAGCCCTGGGTCGCCGGCCTGGCGTCCTGCGCCCAGCTCGCCAGCACGCCGGCGTTCAGCGTGTGCCCGGCCGGGGCCGAGGCGGCGTCGGTCGCCCCACACTTCGAGAACATCGGCTTCGATCCGGGGGACTGGCCCGCGCTCTGGCCCGCCGCCGCCATCTCCGCCGAGCAGCTCCAGAGCCTGCCCGTCCAGGAGATCGTGGTGGCCACGGACGGATCGGTGACGGCGACCGAGCAGGCACGTACCGCGCTCGCGAACGCCTATCCCACCGAGCGCCCGCCGACGACCATCAGCGAGGAACGCAACTGGCAGTACTCGGAGCTGGCCCTGTACCAGCGGTTGGCCGACGTGGTGATCGTCGTCAGCTTCCCGATCGCCGGCTGCAGCCTCGCGGTGAGCGTGGCCGGCGGCCTGAGCGACCGCAAACGTCCGTTCAGCCTGCTGCGGCTGACCGGCGTACGGCTCGGGGTGCTGCGGCGGATCGTCCTGCTGGAGAGCGCGGTACCGCTGCTGGTGGTCTCCGTGGTGGCGATCGGGATGGGGTTCCTGTCCGCGCAGCTGTTCCTGCAGGCGCAGTTCGGCTACTCGGTGCGGGCGCCGGGCGTCGAGTACTACGTGATCACCACACTCGGGCTGGCCGCCTCGCTCGGGGTCATCGCGTCCACCCTGCCGCTGCTGCGCCGGATCACCGGCCCCGAAGTCGCCCGCAACGACTGACCGCACGACGCACGCGACGGCCTCCGGCGCACAGGGGACCCCGGAGGCCGCCGCGAGCAGTCAACTTTTTTCGGCGGCCTCAACTCTCGGCGGAGAGGGCAGGATTCGAACCTGCGAAGGCCACAAAGACCCGACCAGAACCGAAGCCCTGGTCCCCGATAAACCACTCCGGGCACCTATCCATGCTCCCGGTCCGGTTTCCCGTCCCGTTCACAAGGAAGATATTGCCAGCAGCAGCTGACGCCCCACTGACAGATCCCTGACACCCCCGCTCCCCCAGTAACGCCCCGCGGAGCATCGCTCGCCCGCAACCGGGCACCCATGACCCACCCCGACCCGGCAATCGCCGCGATCCCGTAGCACAGTGCATTACAGCGCGCTACGCTGAAGTCATGAAGACCATCACCCAGCGGGAGCTGACCGCGCGCTCCAAGGCGGTGCTCGACGACGTCGAGGCAGGCGAGACCTACCACATCACTCGCAATGGCACCGAGATTGCCGAGGTGCGCCCGCTAAGCGCCCGGCGCCGCTTCGTCCCCGTGGACGAGCTCCAGCGGAAGTGGCGCCATGCGCCGAAGGTCGATGCTGCCGGGATGCGCGCGGAGGCCGACGAGTTCTTCGGCGCCGACGACCTCATCAGCGACGATGACAACCCATGGGAGCGCGGATGACCGGCAGGGCGCCGCGAGGACTGCTGGATACCTGCGTGATCATCGATTTGCAGGACATCGATCCCGGCTTCCTTCCCGTGGAGGCAGCCGTCTCCTCAATCGTCCTGGCAGAGCTGGCGCAGGGCGTGGCCATGACGCGGGATCCAGCCGAGATGATGGCGCGAGCCCAGCGCCTGGCGGACGTCGAAGCAGCATTCGCGGCCTTGCCCTTCGATCGGGAGGCCGCCCGCAGATTCGGCACCCTGGTCGCACTCACCGTCAAGGCCAAGCGTGATCCCCGGCCCCGTCGGATAGATCTGATGATCGCCGCCACGGCGGCCGCGCACGGCCTCCCGCTCTTCACCCGAAACGCTGGCGACTTCAAAGGACTGGAACAGGGCGTCGAGATCATCCCTGTGTGAGCGGCGCCACCCGCTGGTAGCTGCTGCCGTCCCTCGTGCGGCTCAGCTTCCCGGCCTCCACGAGGTAGCGGCGCAGGGCCGAGCAGTCGTCGTGGACCGTGCGCAGGGCGTCGTTGACCTCGGCCTCGCCGTACGTGCGGCCCGGCTCGAAGAGGGTCTCGGCGAGGTGGGTGAGCAACTGCTCGCGGCGGGCCGACTTGCGCGGAATCGCGCTCAGGCGCCCGGCGGCGGAGAAGAGGCCGGCGACGGATGCGGTGCTGGAGGACATGGCCGGAAGCCTTCCAGCAGCACCGACACCGCAGCAACGCATTTACACCGCTACCGCACCGGGTGCCCGCTCTCCCGCAGGGCCGCCTTGACCTCGCCGATCCGCAGGTCGCCGAAGTGGAAGACGGACGCCGCCAGCACCGCGTCCGCACCCGCGTCCACCGCCGGCGCGAAGTCGCCGAGCTTGCCCGCGCCGCCCGAGGCGATCACCGGGACGGCGACCGCCGCCCGCACCGCGCGGATCATCTCCAGGTCGTAGCCGTCCTTGGTGCCGTCCGCGTCCATCGAGTTGAGCAGGATCTCCCCCGCGCCCAACTCGGCTGCCCGGCCCGCCCATTCGACGGCGTCCAGGCCGGTGCCCTGCCGACCGCCGTGCGTGGTGACCTCGTAGCCGGAGGCGGTCTCGGTACCGGGCGGGCAGCGCCGCGCGTCGACCGAGAGCACCAGCACCTGGCGGCCGAAGCGCTGAGCGATCTCGCGGATCAGCTCGGGGCGGGCGATCGCCGCGGTGTTGACGCCGACCTTGTCGGCGCCGGCCCGCAGCAGCTTGTCGACGTCCTCGACGGCGCGGATGCCGCCGCCCACCGTCAGCGGGATGAAGACCTGCTCGGCGGTGCGGCGCACCACGTCATAGGTGGTCTCCCGGGAGCCGGACGAGGCGGTGATGTCGAGGAACGTCAACTCGTCGGCGCCCTCGGCGTCGTAGAGCTTGGCCATCTCGACCGGGTCGCCGGCGTCGCGCAGGTTCTGGAAGTTGACGCCCTTGACCACCCGGCCCGCGTCGACGTCCAGACAGGGGATCACTCGGACCGCGAGGGTCATCTACCAGTACCTTCCAGGGAGTTGGCCAGCCAGTCGGCCAAACCGACGCGGTGGGCGTCGAGTTCGATCTCGACCATCATCCGGGAGTCGATCAGGCCGTCCACCACGACCATGGTCGCGGCGGGCCGGCCCGCGTCGAACAGCTGCTTGTGGGCGCGGCCGACCTCGTCGGCGTCCCGGACGTGGGTGATGTACATCCGCGTGCGGATCACGTCCGCCGCGGTCAGACCGTACGTGGCCAGCGCCGTGAGGCCGACGCCGAAGGC
This genomic window contains:
- a CDS encoding DUF2087 domain-containing protein, with translation MSSSTASVAGLFSAAGRLSAIPRKSARREQLLTHLAETLFEPGRTYGEAEVNDALRTVHDDCSALRRYLVEAGKLSRTRDGSSYQRVAPLTQG
- a CDS encoding type II toxin-antitoxin system VapC family toxin; this translates as MTGRAPRGLLDTCVIIDLQDIDPGFLPVEAAVSSIVLAELAQGVAMTRDPAEMMARAQRLADVEAAFAALPFDREAARRFGTLVALTVKAKRDPRPRRIDLMIAATAAAHGLPLFTRNAGDFKGLEQGVEIIPV
- a CDS encoding ABC transporter ATP-binding protein, which encodes MSAGEALIEARDVELSFGQTPALRGADLSVAAGEIVAIMGPSGSGKSTLLHCLAGILTPDSGEIHFDGRRIDTLRETERSALRRDRFGFVFQFGQLVPELTAEENVALPLLLGGARRAAALSEARGWFGRLGLDGLESRRSGELSGGQAQRVALARGLVARPDVLFADEPTGSLDSLTGEQVMDLLVTAAREQGTTVVIVTHEPRVAACADREVVVRDGKATALGAGRAPGRTPAGTAP
- the hisF gene encoding imidazole glycerol phosphate synthase subunit HisF, whose amino-acid sequence is MTLAVRVIPCLDVDAGRVVKGVNFQNLRDAGDPVEMAKLYDAEGADELTFLDITASSGSRETTYDVVRRTAEQVFIPLTVGGGIRAVEDVDKLLRAGADKVGVNTAAIARPELIREIAQRFGRQVLVLSVDARRCPPGTETASGYEVTTHGGRQGTGLDAVEWAGRAAELGAGEILLNSMDADGTKDGYDLEMIRAVRAAVAVPVIASGGAGKLGDFAPAVDAGADAVLAASVFHFGDLRIGEVKAALRESGHPVR
- a CDS encoding PhdYeFM domain-containing protein, whose translation is MKTITQRELTARSKAVLDDVEAGETYHITRNGTEIAEVRPLSARRRFVPVDELQRKWRHAPKVDAAGMRAEADEFFGADDLISDDDNPWERG
- a CDS encoding FtsX-like permease family protein encodes the protein MIRLGLRLTLAGGRDAAARLAIIAAAVALGVGLLLSTLAALNATTTQNSRYAWLNTGAAATPASSSADPLWWLLRADTFNGKVIARIDIAATGPHAPVPPGIPFLPAPGQFYASPALGKLMATTPAAELADRYPGHQVGTIGNSALPGPNSLVIVIGNRPDELANNRQAHQVTSILATPPSQCSDCVVGTKANGVDLILSVVAVALIFPVVILIGTATRLSATRREQRFAAMRLVGATPKQISMISAVESTVAAVVGMVAGLGVFFLIRPVMSATSFTPDRFFTSDLSLSPANLLLVVVGVPVAAALSARIALRRVQISPLGVTRKVTPRPPRAYRVIPLAAGIAELAYFVGRDPKTTTGQIQAFVPGILLVLGGLVIAGPWLTMAGARLMASHARRPALLVAGRRLSDDPRAGFRAVSGLILALCITSGAVGIITSLVAERHLPKGSEAVSTSLVDDFTHGLSPDRQPIGALAPLTDTALAQLRAIPGIQGVTEIRTNPLGTIDPSEGKLPPGVKPWVAGLASCAQLASTPAFSVCPAGAEAASVAPHFENIGFDPGDWPALWPAAAISAEQLQSLPVQEIVVATDGSVTATEQARTALANAYPTERPPTTISEERNWQYSELALYQRLADVVIVVSFPIAGCSLAVSVAGGLSDRKRPFSLLRLTGVRLGVLRRIVLLESAVPLLVVSVVAIGMGFLSAQLFLQAQFGYSVRAPGVEYYVITTLGLAASLGVIASTLPLLRRITGPEVARND
- a CDS encoding PadR family transcriptional regulator, whose translation is MTVPLALLGLLEREPSHGYDLKRDYDAYFGRGKPLPFGQVYSTLGRLARDGKVVAGEAEPGDGPDRKRYVITELGVTEVETWLTEPVQAEPHLQTVLFTKVVLALMLGRDADAYLDTQRAAHLQRMRELTEIKRNGPLVDRLLADHGLFHLEADLRWIDLTSARLGQLAAEVRP
- a CDS encoding RidA family protein, encoding MRGRVAGFSPWEEQFGYSRAVAAGDYVHVSGSTAWVDGKIEHEGDPYRQTLSAFGVGLTALATYGLTAADVIRTRMYITHVRDADEVGRAHKQLFDAGRPAATMVVVDGLIDSRMMVEIELDAHRVGLADWLANSLEGTGR